The proteins below come from a single Zhouia spongiae genomic window:
- a CDS encoding aldehyde dehydrogenase, which translates to MDDGLLKRQEVFFSSRKTMSVTYRKQMLEALRRQVSKYEEVICEAVYADFKKPRFETMATETQLVLAEIDHAIKNVRQWSRPEQVRSNWLNFPSSDRIYKEPYGKVLIIAPWNYPFQLAIAPLIGAIAAGNTVVIKPSELTPNTSAVIAKMIMEVYPEDYIAVVEGGVEVSQKLLSFQWDYIFFTGSTQVGKIVYESAAKHLTPVTLELGGKNPCIVDETAKIDLAAKRIVWGKFINAGQTCIAPDYILVHSSVKQQLIDSLKKHIEKSYGSQIEASPDFARIVNERHHQRLLSLLEGQEVIYGGANNKEDNYLSPTLVLEPDVESNLMKEEIFGPILPVIAYDTEEEIQSYITRYNKPLATYLFSTRKRYQQKLINTFSFGGGAINDTVIHIANKDLPFGGVGSSGIGAYHGKLSFDLFSHHKSVLKKANWIDIPLRYPPYTLPKKLAKKIKWMF; encoded by the coding sequence ATGGATGATGGTTTGTTAAAGAGACAAGAGGTGTTTTTTTCCTCCCGGAAAACGATGAGTGTAACTTACAGGAAGCAAATGTTGGAGGCTCTTCGTCGGCAGGTGTCGAAGTATGAAGAAGTTATATGTGAAGCCGTTTATGCCGATTTTAAAAAGCCCCGGTTTGAGACGATGGCTACTGAAACCCAACTGGTATTGGCAGAAATAGATCATGCGATTAAAAATGTAAGACAGTGGTCAAGGCCGGAACAGGTGCGTTCTAACTGGTTGAACTTTCCCTCTTCTGACCGGATTTATAAAGAGCCCTATGGAAAGGTTTTAATTATTGCTCCCTGGAACTATCCGTTCCAGCTGGCTATCGCCCCTTTAATAGGCGCAATAGCTGCGGGAAATACAGTTGTAATCAAGCCCTCTGAGCTTACACCGAATACTTCTGCTGTCATTGCTAAAATGATTATGGAAGTTTATCCTGAAGATTATATAGCTGTTGTTGAAGGAGGCGTCGAAGTGTCTCAAAAGTTGTTAAGCTTTCAGTGGGATTATATCTTTTTTACGGGAAGTACGCAGGTCGGTAAGATCGTTTATGAAAGCGCTGCAAAACATCTGACACCTGTTACCCTGGAATTAGGAGGTAAAAACCCGTGTATTGTTGATGAGACGGCCAAAATAGATTTGGCTGCAAAACGAATCGTATGGGGAAAATTTATCAATGCGGGGCAAACCTGTATTGCTCCGGACTATATCCTTGTACATAGCTCTGTAAAACAGCAATTAATCGATTCGCTAAAAAAACATATCGAAAAAAGTTACGGATCGCAGATAGAAGCATCACCCGATTTTGCACGTATAGTGAATGAACGTCATCATCAGCGATTACTGAGCCTGTTGGAAGGGCAAGAGGTTATTTACGGCGGGGCTAACAATAAAGAGGATAATTATTTGTCGCCTACGCTTGTGCTTGAACCTGATGTGGAAAGCAACTTGATGAAGGAGGAGATATTCGGGCCTATTTTACCTGTTATAGCTTATGATACCGAAGAAGAGATCCAAAGTTATATAACCAGGTACAATAAACCGTTAGCAACATACCTGTTCTCGACCAGAAAGCGCTATCAGCAGAAATTGATAAACACGTTTAGTTTTGGGGGAGGCGCTATAAACGATACGGTGATACATATAGCCAATAAAGACCTGCCGTTTGGCGGTGTGGGGAGTAGTGGGATCGGGGCTTATCACGGAAAACTGTCATTCGATCTTTTTTCACATCATAAATCGGTGCTGAAAAAGGCC